From a region of the Anomalospiza imberbis isolate Cuckoo-Finch-1a 21T00152 chromosome 3, ASM3175350v1, whole genome shotgun sequence genome:
- the RHOU gene encoding rho-related GTP-binding protein RhoU: protein MPPQQEGEAGYISKPVPPGGCEVPPVPPRRVRSGRAAAALGAALGGRCRAAGSGAVAGAGAGVGSEPRRSIKCVLVGDGAVGKTSLVVSYTTNGYPTEYIPTAFDNFSAVVSVDGKPVRLQLCDTAGQDEFDKLRPLCYTNTDIFLLCFSVVSPSSFQNVSEKWVPEIRCHCPKAPIILVGTQSDLREDVKVLIELDKCKEKPVSEEAAKLCAEEIKATSYIECSALTQKNLKEVFDAAIVAGIQYSDTQQQPKKSKCRTPDKMKNLSKSWWKKYCCFV, encoded by the exons ATGCCGCCGCAGCAGGAGGGCGAGGCGGGATACATCAGCAAGCCGGTGCCGCCGGGCGGCTGCGAGGTGCCGCCGGTGCCCCCGCGCAGGGTGCGcagcgggcgggcggcggcggcgctgggaGCGGCGCTGGGCGGCCGCTGCCGGGCGGCGGGGTCCGGGGCCGTggccggagccggagccggagTGGGGTCCGAGCCGCGGCGCAGCATCAAGTGCGTTCTGGTGGGCGACGGCGCGGTGGGGAAGACCAGCCTGGTGGTGAGCTACACCACGAACGGGTACCCCACCGAGTACATCCCCACCGCCTTCGACAACTTCTCCG CTGTTGTGTCTGTCGATGGGAAGCCGGTGAGACTTCAGCTCTGTGACACAGCTGGTCAG GATGAATTCGACAAGCTCAGGCCTCTGTGCTACACCAACACGGACATCTTCTTGCTGTGCTTCAGCGTGGTGAGCCCTTCGTCCTTCCAGAACGTGAGTGAGAAGTGGGTTCCCGAAATTCGCTGCCACTGCCCCAAGGCACCCATTATCCTGGTTGGGACACAGTCAGACCTCCGGGAGGATGTCAAAGTCCTCATCGAGCTGGACAAGTGCAAAGAAAAGCCAGTCTCGGAGGAGGCTGCAAAGCTCTGCGCTGAGGAAATAAAAGCCACGTCCTACATCGAGTGCTCCGCTTTGACTCAGAAAAACCTCAAGGAGGTCTTTGATGCAGCCATCGTGGCTGGTATTCAGTACTCAGATACCCAGCAGCAACCAAAGAAATCCAAATGTAGGACTCCAGACAAGATGAAAAACCTCTCAAAATCCTGGTGGAAAAAATACTGCTGTTTTGTATAG